One genomic segment of Streptomyces liangshanensis includes these proteins:
- the mpaP gene encoding daptide biosynthesis intramembrane metalloprotease: MRLTLNRLPAEAAPAPLPECPRLAPDVRVHEPIEDGAPWLVQSGVQRYLRVSAGMARLLSLADGTRNSADMAKELGDPWTAELVGEGLLRAQRTQLLEDPDQKPRGDRRLTFVPPLTVQLTLVRPERMLNRFRPLTARVANRGWAVFAAALAVSGVLCLVGQADATWSVLSEPISAPMLIALLVVTYCGTMLHELAHGLVLSHYGGRPSRMGFMLFYLTPAFFCDVTDGWRLPKNRQRVRVALAGIATQTLIAGLAGVGSVVVAASGGSHALRDFLLLLTVTNYVSGLFNAIPFIKLDGYLALMSHLDTSHLRDRSMTDARRLVAKVLFGGRYERALPGVDWAPLFGLACILFPLYVVSMAFTLWGSVLENTGLVGAVAVSVAVGYLMLRVYAGARRLGAEARTAGAPRWRRVTVSVLVTAGLAAVLWGVTVPYTVTGGFVAERGRTVFVATGTTDRSALEPGAEVRLLSGGVVLQKQLGTATVTSPDFADLSAPLSALVPVKGLDSVRVPASGITLDGARPAPGTTGQAVVDAGDRRLGDWLYLKYLAPFWR; the protein is encoded by the coding sequence GTGAGACTGACCCTGAACCGGCTGCCGGCCGAAGCGGCTCCGGCCCCCCTGCCCGAGTGCCCGCGTCTGGCGCCGGACGTGCGGGTCCACGAGCCGATCGAGGACGGCGCCCCCTGGCTCGTCCAGTCCGGCGTCCAGCGCTACCTGCGGGTGTCCGCCGGCATGGCGCGGCTGCTCAGCCTCGCCGACGGCACGCGCAACTCGGCGGACATGGCGAAGGAACTCGGCGATCCCTGGACCGCCGAGCTGGTGGGCGAGGGCCTGTTGCGCGCCCAGCGCACCCAGCTCCTCGAGGACCCGGACCAGAAGCCGCGTGGGGACCGGCGGCTCACCTTCGTCCCGCCGCTCACGGTCCAGCTCACGCTGGTGCGCCCGGAACGGATGCTGAACAGGTTCCGTCCGCTCACCGCCCGGGTCGCGAACCGTGGCTGGGCGGTCTTCGCCGCGGCCCTCGCGGTCTCCGGAGTGCTGTGCCTCGTCGGCCAGGCAGACGCGACCTGGTCCGTCCTGTCCGAGCCGATCTCCGCCCCGATGCTGATCGCGCTGCTGGTCGTCACGTACTGCGGCACCATGCTGCACGAGCTCGCGCACGGGCTGGTGCTGAGCCACTACGGTGGCCGGCCCAGCCGCATGGGCTTCATGCTGTTCTACCTGACGCCCGCGTTCTTCTGCGACGTGACCGACGGGTGGCGGCTGCCGAAGAACCGCCAGCGCGTACGGGTCGCGCTGGCCGGCATCGCCACGCAGACCCTCATCGCGGGCCTCGCCGGGGTCGGTTCCGTCGTGGTGGCGGCTTCGGGCGGCAGCCACGCGCTGCGCGACTTCCTGCTGCTCCTCACCGTGACCAACTACGTCTCCGGGCTCTTCAACGCGATCCCGTTCATCAAGCTGGACGGCTACCTGGCGCTCATGAGCCACCTGGACACCTCCCACCTGCGGGACCGGTCCATGACGGACGCGCGCCGGCTCGTCGCGAAGGTGCTGTTCGGCGGGCGCTACGAGCGTGCGCTGCCCGGGGTCGACTGGGCACCCCTGTTCGGTCTCGCGTGCATCCTGTTCCCGCTGTACGTCGTGAGCATGGCCTTCACGCTCTGGGGCTCGGTCCTGGAGAACACGGGCCTGGTGGGCGCCGTCGCCGTCTCCGTCGCCGTCGGGTACCTGATGCTGCGCGTCTACGCCGGCGCCCGCAGGCTGGGCGCGGAGGCCCGTACCGCCGGAGCACCCCGCTGGCGTCGCGTCACCGTCTCCGTGCTGGTGACCGCGGGCCTGGCGGCGGTCCTGTGGGGGGTCACCGTTCCGTACACCGTCACCGGCGGCTTCGTCGCCGAGCGGGGGCGGACGGTGTTCGTGGCGACCGGGACCACCGACCGGAGCGCCCTCGAACCCGGCGCCGAGGTACGTCTGCTGAGCGGCGGCGTCGTGCTCCAGAAGCAGCTGGGCACCGCCACGGTCACCTCCCCCGACTTCGCCGACCTCTCGGCGCCGCTCTCCGCGCTCGTCCCCGTCAAGGGACTCGACTCGGTGCGCGTGCCGGCCTCCGGGATCACCCTCGACGGCGCACGACCGGCCCCGGGAACCACCGGCCAGGCCGTGGTGGACGCGGGCGACCGGCGCCTGGGCGACTGGCTCTACCTCAAGTACCTGGCGCCCTTCTGGCGCTGA
- a CDS encoding daptide-type RiPP, which yields MSAPLELALQELDQQLDMQELEALDAPDFSWSAALSAIGGLSAGGVISYVSIVTLAT from the coding sequence GTGTCCGCACCGCTTGAGCTGGCTCTCCAGGAGCTGGACCAGCAGCTGGACATGCAGGAGCTGGAGGCGCTCGACGCCCCGGACTTCAGCTGGAGCGCGGCGCTCAGCGCCATCGGCGGCCTGAGCGCGGGAGGAGTCATCTCCTACGTCTCCATCGTCACCCTGGCGACCTGA
- a CDS encoding ABC transporter ATP-binding protein, whose amino-acid sequence MTDVVEIEGLTKRYGELTAVEDVFFTVRAGRVVGLLGRNGAGKTTTLRMLLGLARPTSGRATLFGHPYAQLPRAAHRVGVSIDGIGPSGAGSGRTDLRIWAKILGLSRARVDDILEQVGLAGDAHRKLKDYSQGMRQRHALATALLADPELLILDEPANGLDPDGIRWLRELLRSLADEGRTVLVSSHILAEIEQLADDIVILQKTLRYSGTAAELTNHGTVSLESRFFDLAGTAAKGSTHA is encoded by the coding sequence GTGACCGACGTCGTCGAGATCGAGGGACTCACGAAGCGGTACGGCGAACTGACGGCGGTCGAGGACGTGTTCTTCACGGTCCGGGCGGGCCGGGTGGTGGGACTCCTCGGACGCAACGGGGCCGGGAAGACGACAACCCTGCGGATGCTGCTGGGTCTCGCGCGCCCCACCTCGGGCCGCGCCACGCTCTTCGGCCACCCGTACGCGCAACTGCCGCGCGCGGCGCACCGGGTCGGGGTCAGCATCGACGGAATCGGTCCCTCCGGCGCGGGCTCCGGACGGACCGACCTGCGGATCTGGGCCAAGATCCTCGGCCTTTCCCGGGCGAGGGTGGACGACATCCTCGAACAGGTCGGGCTCGCCGGGGACGCCCACCGCAAACTCAAGGACTACTCGCAGGGCATGCGGCAGCGGCACGCCCTGGCGACCGCACTGCTCGCCGACCCCGAACTCCTCATCCTGGACGAACCCGCCAACGGACTCGACCCGGACGGCATCCGCTGGCTCCGGGAACTCCTGCGGTCCCTCGCGGACGAAGGACGCACCGTGCTGGTCTCCAGTCACATCCTGGCCGAGATCGAGCAGTTGGCCGACGACATCGTCATCCTCCAGAAGACGCTGCGCTACAGCGGCACGGCCGCCGAGCTGACGAACCACGGCACCGTCAGCCTGGAGAGCCGCTTCTTCGACCTCGCGGGAACCGCGGCCAAGGGGAGCACCCATGCGTGA
- the mpaC gene encoding daptide-type RiPP biosynthesis dehydogenase: MDAVWNLSNRRLTQVAYGIGGLAQWLPRHEGRTLTLLADPAVADSEAVDQVSACAAWAGRSVERLVLDGPGTLESVTALGERLRGGDVVLAVGGGTLLDQAKLAVLMSAAPVVRERLAVRQRGGLVLLPSEAEPRIPLITVPTTVGTGSELSGGVCLAGPHGKRLVLGNGLQPDLAVLDPVSTRTLPVELLAEGVLEVFFRVAGMYVGDPQDLPSEDAFALTLVERLVVLGAELASVRGAGEAPGDPLRLEIAKLSGVSHSQWFNLGRDPCACKGWYLANELSTGLGLRKMTAAAAVLPPLWRRIAEGDTHWGSARRLRRLWRSVTSVHPALAEDPVEGVTQLLDAWRIGRRVSATEERTDHIARATTRAWGDGLPTLGALTLADIRRVLAESVEPADLTEQARHTPQTSADIRRRVAHNITEGGEHHADHDQQRRVRTA, encoded by the coding sequence ATGGACGCCGTCTGGAATCTCAGCAACCGGCGCCTCACCCAGGTCGCCTACGGGATCGGCGGGCTGGCCCAGTGGCTGCCCCGCCACGAGGGACGGACCCTGACCCTGCTCGCGGACCCGGCCGTCGCCGACTCGGAGGCCGTGGACCAGGTGTCCGCGTGCGCGGCATGGGCGGGACGGTCGGTGGAGCGGCTGGTCCTGGACGGGCCCGGCACGCTGGAGAGCGTGACGGCACTGGGCGAACGGCTCAGGGGCGGCGACGTCGTCCTGGCGGTCGGCGGGGGAACGCTGCTCGACCAGGCCAAGCTGGCCGTCCTGATGAGCGCGGCCCCGGTGGTGCGCGAGCGGCTGGCCGTGCGGCAACGCGGTGGTCTGGTGCTGCTCCCGAGCGAGGCCGAGCCCCGCATCCCCTTGATCACCGTGCCGACCACGGTGGGGACCGGCAGTGAGCTGAGCGGCGGCGTCTGCCTCGCGGGACCGCACGGCAAACGCCTGGTGCTCGGCAACGGACTCCAGCCGGACCTGGCGGTGCTCGACCCCGTCTCCACCCGGACCCTGCCCGTGGAACTCCTCGCGGAGGGCGTCCTCGAAGTGTTCTTCCGGGTCGCCGGCATGTACGTGGGGGATCCGCAGGACCTCCCCTCGGAGGACGCCTTCGCCCTGACGCTCGTCGAGCGGCTGGTCGTCCTGGGAGCCGAACTGGCCTCCGTCCGGGGGGCCGGCGAAGCCCCGGGGGACCCGCTGCGCCTGGAGATCGCCAAGCTCAGCGGGGTGAGCCACAGCCAGTGGTTCAACCTCGGCCGCGATCCCTGCGCCTGCAAGGGCTGGTACCTGGCCAACGAGCTGTCCACCGGCCTCGGCCTGCGCAAGATGACGGCGGCCGCCGCGGTGCTGCCGCCCCTGTGGCGGCGGATCGCCGAGGGCGACACCCACTGGGGCAGCGCCCGACGGCTGCGACGCCTCTGGCGGTCCGTCACCTCGGTCCACCCGGCCCTGGCCGAGGACCCGGTCGAGGGGGTCACGCAACTGCTGGACGCCTGGCGGATCGGGCGCCGCGTCAGCGCGACCGAGGAGCGTACGGACCACATCGCCCGCGCCACGACGCGCGCGTGGGGTGACGGACTGCCCACCCTGGGCGCTCTCACCCTCGCCGACATCCGGCGGGTGCTGGCCGAGTCGGTCGAGCCGGCCGATTTGACCGAGCAAGCACGCCACACACCACAGACTTCCGCCGACATCCGTCGGCGGGTGGCCCACAACATCACAGAAGGGGGGGAACACCATGCAGACCACGACCAACAGCGCCGTGTCCGCACCGCTTGA
- a CDS encoding ABC transporter permease, translated as MRDLVRAEWHKIWTGRAWWGVTAAAVLLCVTAEAGLLQQELAKTPGGGDARALTSTLVQGWFMVELAAAVVAMLAVTREFTNGAISRSVLLSGGRGRLLAAKLIAVTCCGAVFALGAGVLAAVSPWVFLAGRTQRPEWTATATWTLLGVMLVIVVGALWGALLGLLIRQQVAAILVLLISTWLVGEGLLRLVPAIGKFTIDEAMASVYRGGNDHLLPIPWALVVLAVWIAVSTVAARALFLRRDLP; from the coding sequence ATGCGTGACCTGGTCCGAGCCGAGTGGCACAAGATCTGGACCGGGCGTGCCTGGTGGGGGGTGACCGCCGCCGCCGTACTGCTCTGCGTGACGGCGGAGGCCGGCCTCCTTCAGCAGGAGCTCGCCAAGACCCCCGGAGGCGGCGACGCCCGCGCGCTCACGTCCACCCTGGTACAGGGCTGGTTCATGGTCGAACTCGCCGCCGCCGTGGTCGCCATGCTCGCGGTGACCAGGGAGTTCACCAACGGCGCCATCAGCCGGTCGGTCCTGTTGAGCGGGGGGAGGGGCCGGCTGCTGGCGGCCAAGCTGATCGCCGTCACCTGCTGCGGCGCCGTGTTCGCCCTGGGGGCGGGCGTGTTGGCCGCCGTCAGCCCGTGGGTGTTCCTGGCCGGGCGCACGCAGCGGCCCGAGTGGACGGCGACCGCCACCTGGACGCTGCTCGGCGTGATGCTGGTCATCGTGGTCGGCGCGCTGTGGGGCGCGCTGCTCGGACTGCTCATCCGCCAGCAGGTCGCCGCCATCCTCGTCCTGCTGATCAGCACCTGGCTGGTCGGGGAGGGCCTGCTCCGACTGGTCCCGGCGATCGGCAAGTTCACCATCGACGAGGCCATGGCGTCCGTCTACCGGGGCGGCAACGACCATCTGCTGCCGATCCCGTGGGCCCTGGTCGTACTCGCGGTGTGGATCGCCGTGAGCACGGTCGCCGCCCGGGCACTGTTCCTGCGCAGGGACCTGCCGTGA